Genomic DNA from Clavibacter michiganensis:
ATCCCGCCGGACGTGCAGCTGATCCTGCACATCATGCTGCTGGTCGCGTTCGGCATCAAGGCGGCCGTCTTCCCGCTGTCGTTCTGGCTGCCCGACTCCTACCCGACGGCGCCCGCTCCCGTCACCGCGGTCTTCGCCGGGCTCCTCACCAAGGTCGGCGTCTACGCGATCCTCCGCACCGAGACGGTCATGTTCCCCACCGACCAGCTCTCCACGGCGCTCATGGTCGTGGCGGCGCTCACGATGGTCGTCGGCATCCTCGGCGCGGTCGCCCAGGCCGACATCAAGAGGCTGCTCTCGTTCACGCTCGTGAGCCACATCGGCTACATGATCTTCGGCATCGCGCTCAACACGGTGGCCGGCATGACCGCGACCATCTACTACGTGATCCACCACATCGTCGTGCAGACGACGCTGTTCCTCGCCTCCGGCCTCATCGAGCGCACGGGCGGCAGCACCTCGATCAACAGGCTCGGCGGCCTGCTGAAGGCGGCGCCCGTGATGGCGATCCTCTTCTTCATCCCCGCGCTCAACCTCGGCGGCATCCCCCCGTTCTCGGGCTTCATCGGCAAGGTCGCGCTCTTCGACTCCGGCGCCGAGGTCGGCGGCTGGCTCACCTACGCCGTCATCGCGGCCGGCGCGGCCACGAGCCTCCTCACGCTCTACGCCCTCGCCCGCGTCTGGAACATGGCGTTCTGGCGCGGCGCGGAGGAGGTCGAGGACTACGAGTCGCCCCTGCTCGACCAGCTCTCCGAGCGGCCCGGCGGCGAGGCCGTGACGACCGTGCGGAAGACGCCCGTGCTGATGACGAGCGCGACGGCCGGCATGGTCGTCGTCAGCGTCGCGCTCACGGTCTTCGCGGGTCCCGTGTACGCCCTCGCCGAGCGCGCGGGCGAGAGCCTCACCGGACCCGGGTCCGGCAACGGATCCGGCGAGCTCGGCTACGTCGAGACCGTCTTCCCGGGAGGCGTCGAATGAGCCCGCGCAAGGCCCGGGCCCGCGCCGAGCGGCTCTCGCTCCTCGTGCAGCTGCCGCTCCTCGTCTGGCTCGTGATCCTCTGGCTCCTGCTCTGGGGCCACGTCACCGTCATCTCGGTCGTCACCGGCATCGTGCTCGCGCTCCTCGTCACGCGCGTGTTCTACCTGCCGCCCGTGGAGCTGTCCGGCCGGTTCGACATCCGCTGGGCGCTGATCCTGCTCGGTCGCTTCGCGGTCGACCTCGTGCGCGCGTCGTTCCAGGTCGCGGCCATGGCGTTCGACTGGCGCCGCGTGCCGGTCAACTCCGTCATCGCGGTGCACCTGCACACCCGCAGCGACTTCGTCATGACGCTCACGGCCGAGCTCGTGTCGCTCGTGCCGGGATCGATCGTGGTCGAGGCCGACCGGGAGCGCTCGATCCTCTACCTGCACGCGCTCGGAACCTCCACGCCGGAGGACGTCGAGCGCGTCCGGGAGACGACGCTGCAGGTCGAGAGCCGCATCGTCTTCACGCTCGGCACCGCCGACGACGTGTGGCGCGTCAACCGCGAGCGGCGCGACTCCGGCCGCGAGCCGCTGCTGCAGACCCGCCGGCAGCGCGCGCACGAGCTGGTGCGCGACCGCGACCTCGAGGCGGGGCTCATCTCGACCACGGGGGAGGAGCTCGCATGAGCATCGTGATGCAGGTCGGCTGGGTCGTCGTCGGCGCCCTGTTCTTCTCGACCGCCGCCATGGCGCTCGTGCGCATCGTGCGCGGTCCGAGCATCCTCGACCGGATCATCGCGTCCGACGTGCTGCTCACCACGCTCATCTGCGTTCTCGGCGCCGAGATGATCTACAACGGCCACACCCGCACGGTGCCCGTGATGCTCGTGCTCGCCATGACGGCGTTCCTCGCCACGGTCGCGGTCGCCCGCTACGTCTCGAAGCAGGATCCGTCGTGAGCGGCGTCCTCGTGTCCGGCCCGCTGGCCGACGCCCTCGACGTCGTGAGCCTCGTGCTCCTCATCCTCGGCGGCGTGCTCTCGGTCGCCGCCGGCGTGGGCCTCCTCCGCTTCCCGGATCCGCTCGCCCGCATGCACGCGGCCACCAAGCCGCAGATCCTCGGCGTGATCCTCGTGCTCCTCGCCCTCGCCCTCCAGTCGCAGAGCCTCAGCACGGTCGCGATGCTCGTCCCCGTGCTCCTCTTCCAGATGCTCACGGCCCCGATCTCCGCGCACATGGTCGGCCGCGCGGGCTACCGCCTCCGCCACTTCCTCCGCGAGGACCTCCTCGTCGACGAGCTCGAGGAGGCCATCGACCGGGCCCACGACGAGCTGCGCGCGGCCGACGAGGTGGACGCGTCCACGCTCCCCGTCGGGTCCGCCGAGAACATCGCCGCCGAGGAGGCGGGACACGTCGCGGGCGGGGCGGGACCGCGCGACGCGGAGTCGGCGGTCGCCGCGCCGACGCCCGCCGACCCGGCCCGCGACGGCGACGCGGACGCGGGCCGGCTGCCCCCGGGCTTCGGCTGACGACACCCGTGGCCGCCCGCCCCCAGGGGGCCGGGACTGCTCCACGGCAGGACATAAACTCATGCCATGCCTGAGATCGACATGAAGCCCCGGAGCCGCGACGTCACCGACGGGATCGAGGCCACCTCATCGCGGGGCATGCTCCGCGCCGTCGGGATGGGCGACGAGGACTGGGAGAAGCCCCAGATCGGCGTCGCCAGCTCGTGGAACGAGGTCACCCCGTGCAACCTCAGCCTCGACCGCCTCGCGCAGGGCGCCAAGGAGGGCGTGCACGCGGGCGGCGGCTACCCCCTCCAGTTCGGCACCATCTCCGTCAGCGACGGCATCGCCATGGGCCACGAGGGCATGCACTTCTCGCTCGTCTCGCGCGAGGTCATCGCCGACAGCGTCGAGACCGTCATGATGGCCGAGCGCCTCGACGGATCCGTGCTCCTGGCCGGCTGCGACAAGTCGCTCCCCGGGATGCTCATGGCCGCGGCCCGCCTCGACCTCTCCTCGGTGTTCCTCTACGCGGGATCCATCGCGCCCGGCTGGGTGAAGCTCTCGGACGGCACCGAGAAGGAGGTCACCATCATCGACGCCTTCGAGGCGGTCGGCGCGTGCAAGGCCGGCACGATGAGCCAGGAGGACCTGACCCGCATCGAGAAGGCCATCTGCCCGGGCGAGGGCGCCTGCGGCGGCATGTACACCGCGAACACCATGGCGAGCGTGGCCGAGGCCCTCGGGATGAGCCTCCCGGGATCCGCCGCCCCGCCGAGCGCCGACCGCCGCCGCGACTACTTCGCGCACCGCTCGGGCGAGGCCGTCGTGAACCTGATCGCGAAGGGCATCACCGCGCGCGACATCATGACGAAGGAGGCGTTCGAGAACGCCATCTCCGTGGTCATGGCGTTCGGCGGATCCACCAACGCCGTCCTCCACCTCCTCGCCATCGCGCGCGAGGCCGAGGTCGACCTGCAGCTGTCCGACTTCAACCGCATCGCCGACCGCGTGCCGCACCTCGGCGACCTGAAGCCCTTCGGCCGCTTCGTCATGAACGACGTCGACCGCGTCGGCGGCGTGCCCGTCGTCATGAAGGCCCTGCTCGACGCGGGCCTCCTGCACGGCGACGTCATGACCGTCACCGGCCGCACCATGCGCGAGAACCTCGAGTCGATGGACCTCGCGGAGCTCGACGGCACGGTCCTCCGCAAGATGGACGACCCCATCCACGCCACCGGCGGCATCAGCGTGCTGCACGGCTCGCTCGCCCCCGAGGGCGCGGTCGTGAAGACCGCCGGCTTCGACCTCGACGTGTTCGAGGGCCCGGCCCGCGTCTTCGAGCGCGAGCGCGCCGCCATGGACGCGCTCACCGAGGGCCGCATCTCGAAGGGCGACGTCATCGTCATCCGCTACGAGGGCCCGAAGGGCGGCCCCGGCATGCGCGAGATGCTCGCCATCACGGGCGCCATCAAGGGGGCCGGCCTCGGCAAGGATGTACTACTCTTGACGGACGGTCGATTCTCAGGCGGCACAACCGGACTGTGCATCGGCCACATGGCTCCCGAAGCGGTGGACGCAGGTCCCGTCGCCTTCGTGCGCGATGGAGACCGGATCCGCGTCGACATCGCCGCTCGCACGCTCGACCTACTGGTCGACGAGGCCGAGCTCGCCGCCCGCCGTGAGGGGTGGGCAC
This window encodes:
- a CDS encoding monovalent cation/H+ antiporter complex subunit F, producing MSIVMQVGWVVVGALFFSTAAMALVRIVRGPSILDRIIASDVLLTTLICVLGAEMIYNGHTRTVPVMLVLAMTAFLATVAVARYVSKQDPS
- a CDS encoding Na+/H+ antiporter subunit E, which encodes MSPRKARARAERLSLLVQLPLLVWLVILWLLLWGHVTVISVVTGIVLALLVTRVFYLPPVELSGRFDIRWALILLGRFAVDLVRASFQVAAMAFDWRRVPVNSVIAVHLHTRSDFVMTLTAELVSLVPGSIVVEADRERSILYLHALGTSTPEDVERVRETTLQVESRIVFTLGTADDVWRVNRERRDSGREPLLQTRRQRAHELVRDRDLEAGLISTTGEELA
- the mnhG gene encoding monovalent cation/H(+) antiporter subunit G, which translates into the protein MSGVLVSGPLADALDVVSLVLLILGGVLSVAAGVGLLRFPDPLARMHAATKPQILGVILVLLALALQSQSLSTVAMLVPVLLFQMLTAPISAHMVGRAGYRLRHFLREDLLVDELEEAIDRAHDELRAADEVDASTLPVGSAENIAAEEAGHVAGGAGPRDAESAVAAPTPADPARDGDADAGRLPPGFG
- a CDS encoding Na+/H+ antiporter subunit D; this encodes MTIFQTLIPLVVLVPLLGAAAALVAARQRRLQVAVSVLALLVVVVISGVLLVLVDQQGGQSVEVGGWAAPFGIVLVVDRLSALMLLISSIVLLAVLMFSIGQGLEDGDGETPVSIYNPTYLILAAGVFNAFVAGDLFNLYVGFEILLVASYVLLTLGGTEARIRAGVTYIVVSLVSSMLFLASIAMIYGALGTVNIAQISVRLDEIPPDVQLILHIMLLVAFGIKAAVFPLSFWLPDSYPTAPAPVTAVFAGLLTKVGVYAILRTETVMFPTDQLSTALMVVAALTMVVGILGAVAQADIKRLLSFTLVSHIGYMIFGIALNTVAGMTATIYYVIHHIVVQTTLFLASGLIERTGGSTSINRLGGLLKAAPVMAILFFIPALNLGGIPPFSGFIGKVALFDSGAEVGGWLTYAVIAAGAATSLLTLYALARVWNMAFWRGAEEVEDYESPLLDQLSERPGGEAVTTVRKTPVLMTSATAGMVVVSVALTVFAGPVYALAERAGESLTGPGSGNGSGELGYVETVFPGGVE
- the ilvD gene encoding dihydroxy-acid dehydratase, translating into MPEIDMKPRSRDVTDGIEATSSRGMLRAVGMGDEDWEKPQIGVASSWNEVTPCNLSLDRLAQGAKEGVHAGGGYPLQFGTISVSDGIAMGHEGMHFSLVSREVIADSVETVMMAERLDGSVLLAGCDKSLPGMLMAAARLDLSSVFLYAGSIAPGWVKLSDGTEKEVTIIDAFEAVGACKAGTMSQEDLTRIEKAICPGEGACGGMYTANTMASVAEALGMSLPGSAAPPSADRRRDYFAHRSGEAVVNLIAKGITARDIMTKEAFENAISVVMAFGGSTNAVLHLLAIAREAEVDLQLSDFNRIADRVPHLGDLKPFGRFVMNDVDRVGGVPVVMKALLDAGLLHGDVMTVTGRTMRENLESMDLAELDGTVLRKMDDPIHATGGISVLHGSLAPEGAVVKTAGFDLDVFEGPARVFERERAAMDALTEGRISKGDVIVIRYEGPKGGPGMREMLAITGAIKGAGLGKDVLLLTDGRFSGGTTGLCIGHMAPEAVDAGPVAFVRDGDRIRVDIAARTLDLLVDEAELAARREGWAPLPPRYTRGVLAKYAKLVHSAAEGAITG